In one window of Vallitalea okinawensis DNA:
- the hisZ gene encoding ATP phosphoribosyltransferase regulatory subunit encodes MNRKFHTPEGVKDFVGHGLMNKKAVVKSLENVFLQNGFEPIETPTLEFIEVYSDERAHLVSNDMYKVLDRKGNVLVLKPDFTPAIARAVSHLRKEDEVKVYSIGQTFRYQNSFTGKANEMTQAGVEWVGDQSLEVDVQLILLAIESLLECGLEDFQIDIGEVNFFKGLLEEGDIEEDMGIQLQKLIDSKNYFAIEEVFSNIPISKDLKKIFLKLPQLFGGLEIINEIQDLTNNEKALDALQRLSKIYHMIRQLGYEKYIAFDLSMVKRLDYYTGVLFRGVTYGTGNAILLGGRYDELLNQFANSQPAIGFGINIDELVNAMDTQNLNPCDTRCDYMICYDQNTFYKANLLSRSLKRLGKSIDLRSKQEDSMYYEELCLKKGIAHYIENEETIDALLKELN; translated from the coding sequence ATGAATCGAAAATTTCATACACCTGAGGGTGTCAAAGACTTTGTGGGGCATGGTTTAATGAATAAAAAAGCTGTAGTGAAATCCCTTGAGAATGTATTTCTTCAAAATGGTTTTGAGCCAATAGAAACCCCAACGTTAGAATTTATTGAAGTTTACTCAGATGAGAGAGCTCATCTTGTATCAAATGACATGTATAAAGTATTAGATAGAAAAGGAAATGTTTTAGTTCTAAAACCAGACTTCACACCGGCAATTGCAAGAGCAGTTAGTCATCTTAGGAAAGAGGATGAAGTTAAGGTATATAGCATTGGGCAAACCTTTCGCTATCAGAATAGCTTTACTGGAAAAGCTAATGAAATGACACAAGCTGGGGTTGAATGGGTAGGGGATCAATCATTAGAAGTAGATGTTCAATTGATTTTATTAGCTATAGAATCACTTTTGGAATGCGGTTTAGAAGATTTTCAGATTGATATAGGTGAAGTTAATTTTTTCAAAGGATTATTAGAAGAAGGCGATATTGAAGAAGATATGGGCATCCAATTACAAAAACTCATTGATAGCAAAAATTATTTTGCTATTGAAGAGGTATTCTCAAACATTCCTATATCAAAAGATTTAAAAAAAATATTTCTTAAGTTACCTCAACTATTTGGTGGTCTAGAAATAATCAATGAGATTCAAGACTTAACAAATAATGAAAAGGCCCTTGATGCTCTTCAACGGTTGAGCAAAATATATCATATGATTCGTCAATTAGGATATGAAAAGTACATAGCATTTGATTTGAGTATGGTAAAACGTCTTGATTATTATACAGGTGTCCTTTTTAGAGGAGTAACATATGGAACTGGTAATGCGATTTTATTAGGTGGTAGATATGATGAATTATTAAATCAATTTGCAAACTCGCAACCAGCTATTGGCTTTGGTATCAATATAGATGAATTAGTCAATGCGATGGATACTCAAAATCTAAATCCGTGTGATACTAGATGTGATTACATGATCTGTTATGATCAAAATACTTTTTATAAAGCCAATTTGCTAAGTCGCAGTTTAAAACGATTAGGAAAAAGTATTGATTTAAGAAGTAAACAAGAAGACAGCATGTATTACGAAGAACTATGTCTTAAGAAAGGTATAGCTCATTACATTGAGAATGAAGAAACAATAGATGCTTTGTTAAAAGAATTGAATTAG
- a CDS encoding DMT family transporter, translating into MKSKITLAYLSIIATCTIWGLSYLSSKYLLDTLHPMSLAFYRFIIAIIIILFINIIFKNNLKIHKADLPRFITCGIFGITLYYTFENYGIELTSASIASIIIATIPIISMLTNLLIMKNKVTPRIIVSVVLSFIGVTLVIDKGDQSNVSTLGIVLMMCAAFSWIIFNYLTKPLYKKYSELTITTYQIIFGSVALLPFALFNQPDFHSFSAVMWGNLFFLGIFCSAVGYFLYIFALQNLNVTLTTLFVNCIPLVSVTSSVILLNEHLSIMQLLGGICIIMAVLISTIKKQPPLQVS; encoded by the coding sequence ATGAAAAGTAAAATAACCCTAGCTTACTTATCCATTATTGCTACATGTACTATTTGGGGCTTGTCTTATTTAAGTTCAAAATATCTTTTAGATACTTTGCATCCTATGAGTTTAGCGTTTTATCGCTTTATTATTGCTATTATTATCATTCTGTTTATAAATATAATATTTAAAAATAACCTTAAGATACATAAAGCCGATTTACCTCGTTTTATTACATGTGGCATATTTGGAATTACCCTGTATTATACTTTTGAGAATTATGGTATTGAGCTAACATCTGCTTCAATTGCATCCATTATAATTGCTACAATCCCAATTATATCCATGTTAACGAATTTATTAATTATGAAAAATAAAGTTACTCCTCGTATCATTGTCAGTGTCGTTTTATCCTTTATAGGTGTTACCCTAGTCATTGATAAAGGAGATCAAAGCAATGTATCTACACTTGGAATAGTTCTTATGATGTGTGCTGCCTTCTCATGGATTATTTTTAATTATTTAACAAAGCCACTATATAAGAAATACTCTGAATTAACCATTACGACCTATCAGATTATCTTTGGATCAGTAGCACTATTACCCTTTGCATTATTCAACCAACCAGATTTTCATTCTTTTAGTGCCGTTATGTGGGGGAATCTATTTTTTCTAGGTATTTTCTGTTCAGCTGTTGGCTATTTCCTATACATCTTTGCTTTACAGAATTTGAATGTGACCCTAACAACCTTATTTGTAAACTGTATTCCCCTTGTTTCTGTCACAAGTTCTGTTATTCTTCTCAATGAGCACCTATCAATCATGCAATTATTAGGTGGTATATGCATCATTATGGCAGTACTTATATCTACCATTAAGAAACAACCTCCTTTGCAAGTAAGCTAA
- a CDS encoding acetate kinase, whose translation MKTLVINCGSSSLKYQLIDMTDESVLADGIAEMIAIEGSRLKHKPEGGDKIIIEEPMPDHQKAIEMVIAALTSDDYGVIKDMSEIQAVGHRVVHGGEKFKSSVLINDEVIQAIEDCADLAPLHNPANLIGINACKELLPNVPMVAVFDTAFHQSMPQKAYLYGLPFEYYNKYGVRRYGFHGTSHRYVSARTAEILGKPVEELKIVVCHLGNGASCCAVDGGKSVDTSMGLTPLEGLIMGTRSGDIDPAIIQFIMDKEGISIDEMMNVLNKKSGVLGVSEISSDFRAIEDGVAEGDKDAQRANDVCNYRVAKYAGAYAAAMNGLDAIVFTAGLGENNPLVRQEICEYLEFLGLKVDKEANKFRSKERVFSTADSKVAALCVPTNEELMIARDTKEIVKL comes from the coding sequence TTGAAAACATTAGTTATTAACTGTGGTAGTTCTTCATTAAAGTATCAATTAATTGACATGACAGATGAATCTGTCTTAGCAGATGGTATTGCAGAAATGATCGCAATTGAAGGTTCACGCTTAAAGCATAAACCAGAGGGTGGCGATAAGATAATTATCGAAGAGCCAATGCCAGACCATCAAAAAGCTATCGAAATGGTAATCGCTGCATTAACAAGTGATGATTATGGTGTTATTAAAGATATGAGCGAAATTCAAGCTGTAGGTCATCGTGTTGTGCATGGTGGAGAAAAATTCAAAAGTTCTGTTCTAATTAATGATGAAGTTATTCAAGCAATTGAAGACTGTGCTGACTTAGCACCACTTCATAATCCAGCAAACTTAATTGGTATTAATGCATGTAAAGAATTATTACCTAACGTACCAATGGTGGCTGTTTTTGATACAGCTTTCCATCAATCAATGCCTCAAAAAGCTTATCTTTATGGTTTACCATTCGAATACTATAATAAATACGGTGTTCGCCGCTATGGATTCCATGGTACATCCCATAGATATGTTTCTGCAAGAACAGCTGAGATTTTAGGTAAACCTGTTGAAGAGTTAAAAATCGTTGTATGTCATTTAGGTAATGGTGCATCTTGTTGTGCTGTTGATGGTGGTAAATCTGTAGATACATCTATGGGCTTAACTCCATTAGAAGGTTTAATTATGGGTACTAGAAGTGGTGATATTGATCCTGCTATCATTCAATTCATTATGGATAAAGAAGGTATATCCATTGATGAAATGATGAATGTACTTAATAAAAAATCTGGTGTACTTGGTGTTTCTGAAATCTCTAGTGACTTCAGAGCTATTGAAGATGGTGTAGCTGAAGGAGATAAAGATGCACAGAGAGCTAACGATGTATGTAACTACAGAGTAGCTAAATATGCAGGTGCATATGCTGCTGCAATGAATGGTTTAGATGCTATAGTATTTACAGCTGGTTTAGGTGAAAATAATCCATTAGTTCGTCAAGAAATCTGTGAATACCTTGAGTTCTTAGGCTTAAAAGTGGATAAAGAAGCTAACAAATTTAGAAGTAAAGAGCGTGTATTCTCTACAGCAGATTCTAAAGTTGCTGCACTATGTGTACCAACTAACGAAGAATTAATGATTGCTAGAGATACAAAAGAAATAGTTAAACTTTAA
- a CDS encoding nucleotidyltransferase, whose protein sequence is MKIVGLITEYNPFHNGHLYHLNKSKEVTGATYSIAVMSGNFVQRGCPAYVNKWVRTRMALESGVDMVIEIPTYYSTASAELFAMGSISLLNATGIVDYVCFGSEAGEIDFINHVATILANESENYQKVLKKHLHSGDSFAVSRTKSLYQIMQLTYEMEYSFDDFKNLLSAPNNILGIEYIKWLKRLNSNIKAATIQRVSTGYHDQSVASDIASASGIREALNNNSLLEDIRHTMPDPTYRQLITAFEEGLCPITFDDYSTALHYAISLLGPDRMKDIFEISEGLENRIYKHSHSQFLISDLLKGLSTRRYTNARLNRVLLNTLLGITNERFNYFRSLGGPQYLKILGIRKESDLLFKMLKEKAKLPLITNMGRSIAKLPFPAQEMLKDEITFSDIYTLGYRNKKYVTKESEFKHPFIVV, encoded by the coding sequence ATGAAAATAGTTGGTTTAATTACAGAATATAACCCTTTTCACAACGGACATTTATATCATTTAAATAAATCAAAAGAAGTAACAGGAGCAACATATAGTATCGCAGTTATGAGTGGTAACTTTGTTCAAAGAGGTTGTCCTGCTTATGTTAACAAATGGGTTCGTACGCGTATGGCTCTTGAATCTGGGGTGGATATGGTTATAGAAATACCTACTTATTATTCCACTGCAAGTGCAGAATTATTTGCTATGGGATCTATTAGTTTATTGAACGCGACAGGTATTGTCGATTATGTATGCTTTGGAAGCGAAGCTGGTGAAATCGACTTCATCAATCATGTTGCAACAATTTTAGCTAATGAGTCAGAAAACTATCAAAAGGTTCTCAAAAAACACTTACATTCAGGTGATAGCTTTGCAGTAAGTCGTACAAAATCACTTTATCAGATCATGCAATTAACTTATGAAATGGAATACTCCTTTGATGATTTTAAAAATCTATTATCTGCTCCCAATAATATTTTAGGTATTGAGTATATCAAATGGCTTAAAAGATTGAATAGTAACATTAAAGCCGCAACAATTCAGAGAGTGTCTACTGGTTATCATGATCAAAGTGTAGCTTCTGATATTGCTTCTGCTTCTGGGATTCGTGAGGCATTAAATAACAACAGTCTTCTAGAAGATATTCGTCATACTATGCCAGATCCTACCTACCGCCAACTTATAACCGCTTTTGAGGAAGGGTTATGTCCTATTACTTTTGATGATTATTCCACAGCTCTACACTATGCCATAAGTCTATTAGGACCAGATCGCATGAAGGATATATTTGAAATATCTGAGGGTCTAGAGAATCGAATTTACAAACACAGTCATAGTCAATTTCTTATATCCGATTTACTAAAAGGACTGAGTACTAGACGTTATACCAATGCTCGCTTAAATAGAGTATTGCTCAATACTCTATTAGGGATAACAAATGAAAGATTCAATTACTTCCGCTCATTGGGTGGGCCTCAATACCTAAAAATTTTAGGTATTCGCAAAGAGAGTGATCTTTTATTTAAGATGCTAAAAGAAAAAGCCAAACTCCCTTTGATCACTAATATGGGTCGTTCTATTGCCAAACTACCTTTCCCTGCTCAAGAAATGCTAAAAGATGAAATTACTTTTAGTGATATATACACCTTAGGTTATAGGAATAAAAAATATGTTACAAAAGAATCGGAATTTAAGCACCCATTTATCGTTGTATAA
- the pta gene encoding phosphate acetyltransferase: MNFLESIKARAKASKKTIVLPEAYDRRTVEAADKILKEQIANVILVGSEGKVMEIAEGLDISKATILDPENYDDFDSFVETLVELRKHKGVDKEKATDLLKDPLYFGVMMVKKGIADGMVAGACNSTANVLRPSLQILKTAPGVKLVSSFFVMVVPDCEYGAEGKFIFSDAGLNPSPNAEELAHIAINSSKSFEQLVGEEPVVGMLSFSTKGSASHPDVDKVVNATNIAKELAPDLKLDGEFQLDAAIVPKVGASKAPDSSVAGKANVLIFPDLDAGNIGYKLTQRLAKAEAYGPVTQGIAKPVNDLSRGCSADDIVGVVAITAVQADNQ; encoded by the coding sequence GTGAACTTTTTAGAGAGCATTAAAGCTAGAGCGAAAGCTTCTAAAAAAACAATAGTTTTACCGGAGGCTTATGACAGAAGAACTGTTGAAGCAGCAGATAAAATTTTGAAAGAGCAAATTGCAAATGTAATTTTAGTTGGATCAGAAGGTAAAGTAATGGAAATAGCTGAGGGGTTAGATATTTCTAAAGCTACTATCCTTGATCCAGAAAACTATGATGACTTCGACAGTTTTGTTGAGACTCTAGTTGAATTAAGAAAACACAAAGGTGTAGATAAAGAAAAGGCAACTGATTTATTAAAAGATCCGCTTTACTTTGGTGTCATGATGGTTAAAAAAGGTATTGCAGATGGTATGGTTGCTGGTGCTTGTAATTCTACAGCTAATGTTTTAAGACCGTCTTTACAAATTTTAAAAACAGCTCCAGGTGTTAAATTAGTTTCATCATTCTTTGTGATGGTTGTACCTGACTGTGAATATGGTGCAGAGGGTAAATTTATCTTCTCTGATGCAGGATTAAATCCTAGTCCAAATGCTGAGGAATTAGCACATATAGCTATTAACTCATCAAAGTCATTTGAACAGCTTGTAGGTGAAGAACCAGTAGTTGGTATGTTATCCTTTTCAACTAAAGGTAGCGCTTCTCATCCAGACGTTGATAAAGTTGTTAATGCTACAAATATTGCAAAAGAATTAGCACCAGATTTAAAATTAGATGGTGAATTCCAATTAGATGCAGCTATAGTACCGAAAGTTGGTGCTTCTAAAGCTCCAGATAGTAGCGTAGCTGGTAAAGCTAACGTTTTAATTTTCCCTGATTTAGATGCAGGTAATATTGGATATAAATTAACTCAAAGACTAGCAAAAGCTGAAGCTTATGGTCCCGTTACTCAAGGTATTGCTAAACCTGTTAATGATTTATCAAGAGGTTGTAGTGCTGATGACATCGTTGGCGTTGTAGCGATTACTGCTGTACAGGCAGATAATCAATAA
- a CDS encoding YceD family protein yields MFKFNISSVLSDETASLDIKAIDDKMTHIRYGKNHYKLLKPIDLVGTFTNVGNQIIQFKGCIKTIIQLQCGRCTEFVEYPITIDFTQRFSAHNIETFEEDDIQIIEGNLVDLTSVVLEELQISIPVNVLCDEECKGLCNSCGINLNKKSCSCTATDVDPRLSVLKDLI; encoded by the coding sequence ATGTTTAAATTTAATATCAGTAGTGTTTTATCAGATGAAACCGCATCTCTCGATATAAAAGCGATAGATGATAAAATGACCCATATTCGATATGGGAAAAATCATTATAAACTGTTAAAACCAATTGATCTTGTTGGTACATTTACCAACGTTGGAAATCAAATTATTCAATTTAAAGGATGTATTAAAACCATCATTCAGTTGCAGTGTGGTCGTTGTACCGAATTTGTTGAATATCCAATTACCATTGATTTTACTCAAAGGTTTAGTGCACATAACATTGAGACTTTTGAAGAGGATGACATCCAAATTATCGAAGGAAATTTGGTTGATTTGACAAGTGTAGTACTTGAAGAACTACAAATAAGCATTCCTGTAAATGTTCTTTGTGATGAAGAATGTAAAGGATTGTGCAACAGTTGTGGTATTAATTTAAATAAGAAAAGTTGTAGTTGTACTGCAACAGATGTTGATCCAAGACTATCTGTTCTTAAAGACTTAATTTAA
- a CDS encoding response regulator transcription factor, producing MSKKILVIDDEFGLLEVVQAYLQKEGFDVFTAANGKQGLLLFSEVKPDFIILDLMLPDLSGEDICKSIREVSNVPILMLTAKVHEESRISGFELGADDYLTKPFSPRELVLRVKSIFKRVSGIEKSEHILNYNDGDLRINKDTREVYKKNQLITLTPNEYDILLVLASNSKYVFTRDQIIEQAFGYMFSGYNRTIDSHIKNLRKKIEDNVSEPCYIMTVYGIGYRFGGNNHEAS from the coding sequence ATGTCTAAAAAAATATTAGTAATAGATGATGAGTTTGGTTTATTAGAAGTTGTCCAAGCTTATTTGCAAAAAGAAGGATTTGATGTTTTTACAGCAGCCAACGGAAAGCAAGGCTTATTACTTTTTAGTGAAGTGAAACCGGATTTTATTATTTTAGATTTAATGTTGCCAGATTTATCTGGTGAAGACATATGTAAGTCAATTAGGGAAGTATCAAATGTTCCCATACTAATGTTAACAGCAAAAGTCCATGAAGAAAGTCGCATAAGTGGATTTGAACTTGGTGCAGATGATTATTTGACAAAGCCCTTTAGCCCAAGAGAATTAGTACTTAGGGTTAAAAGTATTTTCAAACGTGTTTCAGGTATTGAAAAAAGTGAGCATATACTCAATTATAATGATGGTGATTTGCGCATTAATAAGGATACACGTGAAGTCTATAAAAAAAATCAACTCATTACTTTGACACCTAATGAATATGATATTTTGCTAGTGTTAGCCAGCAATTCAAAGTATGTTTTTACTAGGGATCAAATTATAGAACAGGCTTTTGGTTATATGTTTTCGGGATATAATCGGACAATAGATAGTCACATTAAGAACTTAAGGAAAAAAATCGAAGACAATGTATCTGAACCATGCTACATTATGACAGTTTATGGTATTGGCTATCGATTTGGAGGTAATAACCATGAAGCCTCTTAA
- the coaD gene encoding pantetheine-phosphate adenylyltransferase, protein MRRGIYPGSFDPLTLGHLDIIKRAVDLVDELVIAVLNNSSKIPMFTVEERIAMIRDVTKDIECIRVEPFNGLLVDFASQIDAKLIIRGLRGVNDFEYEMQMAQTNRNMYPELDTIFLVTNINYSYISSTLVKEIIKHDGAFQNLVPEEIVKYIK, encoded by the coding sequence ATGAGAAGAGGTATTTATCCAGGTAGTTTTGACCCCCTTACGCTTGGACATCTTGACATAATAAAAAGAGCAGTAGATTTAGTAGATGAACTAGTCATTGCAGTATTAAATAACAGTTCTAAGATACCAATGTTTACAGTTGAAGAGCGCATAGCCATGATAAGAGATGTTACGAAAGATATTGAATGTATTAGAGTAGAACCTTTTAACGGCTTATTAGTTGATTTTGCTAGTCAAATAGATGCGAAATTAATTATTAGAGGCTTAAGAGGTGTTAATGATTTTGAATACGAAATGCAAATGGCTCAAACGAACAGAAATATGTATCCTGAGTTAGATACGATTTTTCTAGTCACTAATATCAATTATTCATATATTAGTTCAACATTAGTTAAGGAAATTATAAAGCATGATGGAGCTTTTCAAAATTTAGTACCAGAAGAGATCGTTAAATATATTAAATAG
- a CDS encoding sensor histidine kinase: MKPLNRFIHIKILTFSILVLGVTVLLLNLSFQFIFKNYIDDSRDKDIDRVIAQIEKTVEDQVVTQEEFQLLNRLVNAYQMVVTVTLEEEVVYQSASMRKGMISAPPEGEDANQLLITKPRRALPLIPMDEENLVYKSYSIDSSDIMYQAKVGVLSNNISEIDRHFLVTMNVIFVFLFIAAIVATLFISKIISKKIVNPILSIKKQTANIYKKEYQQVSSINTDILELRELSKDVEELANELEIQENYQQQMTVDIAHELRSPLAVLRSHMEALIDKIWEPSPERLSRCYDEIIRLTTLVDDLNDLAMIERAGFYVELTKVDLKDIIKAICVNFESMYQEKDLYLKINLEDNLVMIGDSNRLKQIFINLLMNSLKYTDQGGVEIKAYKEKDDVVVEIMDTGIGMRKEQLDFIFKRFYRTDSSRSRKTGGAGIGLSIVKGLVEAHNGRIQVESQFDQGTIFKMSFSAIQENSKI, encoded by the coding sequence ATGAAGCCTCTTAACCGCTTTATTCATATTAAAATCCTTACTTTTTCGATTCTTGTATTAGGCGTAACTGTATTGCTTCTAAATTTAAGTTTTCAATTTATTTTTAAAAACTATATCGATGATTCAAGAGATAAAGATATTGATAGAGTCATTGCTCAGATTGAAAAAACTGTCGAAGATCAAGTAGTAACCCAGGAAGAGTTTCAGCTACTCAATCGATTAGTTAATGCTTATCAGATGGTTGTGACAGTTACTTTGGAAGAAGAGGTAGTTTATCAAAGTGCTTCAATGCGGAAAGGTATGATATCAGCTCCGCCAGAAGGAGAAGATGCTAACCAGCTCCTTATAACCAAACCAAGGAGAGCACTGCCTCTCATACCTATGGATGAGGAAAATCTAGTATACAAGTCTTATAGCATAGATTCTTCAGACATTATGTATCAAGCAAAAGTTGGTGTTTTATCAAATAATATTTCTGAGATAGATCGCCATTTTTTAGTAACAATGAACGTTATATTTGTATTTCTATTCATTGCTGCAATAGTTGCAACATTATTTATAAGTAAGATCATAAGCAAAAAAATAGTAAATCCAATCCTGAGTATAAAAAAACAGACGGCCAATATTTATAAAAAAGAATACCAGCAAGTTAGCTCTATTAATACTGATATACTCGAACTAAGGGAACTTTCAAAAGATGTAGAAGAACTTGCCAATGAACTAGAAATTCAAGAGAATTATCAGCAACAAATGACAGTTGATATAGCTCATGAGTTGAGGAGCCCTTTAGCAGTCTTAAGAAGTCATATGGAGGCTTTAATCGATAAAATTTGGGAACCATCTCCAGAACGTCTTAGTCGTTGCTATGACGAGATTATTCGCTTAACAACTCTTGTAGATGACTTAAATGATTTAGCTATGATTGAAAGAGCTGGATTTTATGTAGAACTAACAAAGGTTGATTTGAAGGATATTATTAAAGCAATATGCGTTAATTTTGAAAGTATGTATCAAGAAAAAGATTTATATTTGAAAATTAATCTTGAAGATAACCTTGTAATGATTGGCGATAGTAATCGGTTAAAACAAATTTTTATTAACTTATTAATGAATAGTTTAAAGTATACAGATCAAGGTGGAGTTGAGATTAAAGCCTATAAGGAAAAAGATGATGTTGTTGTAGAAATCATGGATACAGGTATAGGGATGCGAAAAGAACAGCTAGATTTTATTTTCAAAAGATTTTATCGGACAGACAGTTCAAGAAGTCGAAAAACAGGTGGTGCTGGTATAGGACTTTCAATTGTTAAAGGATTAGTTGAAGCCCATAATGGAAGGATACAAGTAGAAAGTCAATTTGATCAAGGTACGATCTTTAAAATGTCCTTTAGCGCTATACAAGAAAACTCTAAAATATAA
- a CDS encoding ATPase, translating to MENIEKILEQIEEILDNSATVPFSSKIMLEKNEIYDLLIDLRLKLPNEIKQSQWVMEERNKILVEAQKDADLTRNEAESEKEKLVNEHEITRKAYEQSEQIIENAKKVSREMRLGAKEYVDEMLMNLEEQINKSMQTINQQYQHIEKNMVDQLKVIHSNRRELNVHTKKISKTDEKQKK from the coding sequence ATGGAGAATATAGAAAAGATACTTGAACAAATTGAAGAGATTTTAGATAATAGTGCAACTGTACCTTTTTCTAGTAAGATAATGTTAGAAAAAAATGAAATTTATGATTTACTTATTGACCTGAGATTAAAACTTCCTAATGAGATAAAGCAATCCCAATGGGTCATGGAAGAACGTAACAAAATATTAGTTGAGGCACAAAAAGATGCAGATTTAACACGTAATGAAGCAGAATCTGAGAAAGAAAAGCTTGTTAATGAACATGAGATAACTCGAAAAGCTTATGAGCAAAGTGAGCAAATCATTGAAAATGCAAAAAAAGTATCACGAGAAATGCGTTTAGGAGCAAAAGAATATGTTGATGAAATGCTCATGAATCTTGAGGAACAAATAAATAAGAGTATGCAGACCATCAATCAGCAATACCAACATATCGAGAAAAACATGGTAGATCAGTTAAAAGTTATACATAGTAATAGAAGAGAACTGAATGTCCATACTAAGAAAATAAGTAAAACAGACGAGAAGCAAAAAAAGTAA
- the ylbJ gene encoding sporulation integral membrane protein YlbJ, whose translation MRQYTLLISFILVFVISIFIFPQITVEAAHNGLELWLNAVLPSLFPFIVLMNLLVELDFFKVVGRFLEPIMKKIFCLPGCAGFIWLSSITSGYPVGAKIIVDLIDKGDISKDEGQHLLNFCNNSGPLFILGTVSVGMLSLPESGYLLLLTHLLSSLCVGFIFRFRIPHQSYRPKRMLPHKQSKQYDIGKLLGNSIKSGMELMLIIGGFVILFSVIMQLIQTYGILSLLLGPLDFLFKAFHMSTTSLESFILGFIEITNGISLIAKEPMFIPLQLSFVSFLIAWSGLSIHAQTASVIKGSGLNFTSYMKAKCLQGCIAAVLTYFLTPYFIDVEELVPTFNFNYYVGAAIDNFSLILLLIMLWALLVLITSHKAHEND comes from the coding sequence ATGCGTCAATATACGTTACTCATTAGTTTTATTCTTGTATTCGTTATTTCAATCTTTATTTTTCCTCAGATAACTGTAGAAGCAGCCCATAATGGTTTAGAATTATGGTTAAATGCTGTTTTACCATCACTTTTCCCCTTTATAGTACTTATGAATCTACTTGTTGAGCTTGATTTTTTTAAAGTTGTCGGAAGGTTTTTAGAACCAATAATGAAAAAAATCTTTTGCCTACCAGGATGTGCTGGATTTATTTGGTTATCATCTATAACATCAGGTTATCCTGTCGGTGCAAAGATCATTGTAGATTTAATAGATAAAGGTGACATATCAAAAGATGAAGGACAACATTTACTTAATTTTTGTAATAACTCAGGTCCTCTATTTATTCTTGGGACGGTATCTGTAGGTATGCTTAGTTTGCCTGAATCAGGCTATTTACTATTGCTTACACATCTTTTATCTAGCCTATGTGTTGGGTTCATTTTTCGCTTTAGGATACCACATCAAAGTTATAGACCTAAAAGAATGCTACCCCATAAACAAAGTAAGCAGTATGACATTGGTAAGCTTCTAGGCAATAGTATAAAGAGTGGTATGGAATTGATGCTCATTATAGGTGGTTTTGTAATTCTATTTTCAGTCATCATGCAGCTTATTCAAACCTATGGCATATTATCTTTGTTATTAGGACCCCTAGATTTCTTGTTTAAAGCATTTCATATGTCTACAACAAGTTTAGAATCTTTTATTTTAGGATTTATTGAAATAACAAATGGTATCTCATTAATAGCGAAGGAGCCCATGTTTATACCACTTCAACTAAGTTTTGTGAGTTTTTTAATTGCTTGGAGCGGGCTTTCCATACATGCACAAACGGCAAGTGTAATTAAAGGATCTGGACTTAATTTTACTTCCTATATGAAGGCTAAATGTTTACAAGGATGTATAGCGGCAGTACTGACTTATTTTTTAACACCATACTTTATTGACGTTGAGGAACTGGTACCAACTTTCAATTTCAATTATTATGTTGGGGCAGCAATAGATAATTTTTCACTGATACTCCTATTGATTATGCTATGGGCACTATTAGTTTTGATTACATCACATAAGGCTCATGAAAATGATTAA
- the rpmF gene encoding 50S ribosomal protein L32 — protein MAVPKRKISKARRNSRKANWKLTAPNLVECSKCGELMMSHRACKSCGTYNKREVVKVED, from the coding sequence ATGGCAGTACCAAAAAGAAAAATTTCTAAAGCAAGAAGAAATAGTAGAAAAGCTAATTGGAAATTAACTGCTCCTAACTTAGTTGAGTGTAGCAAATGTGGTGAATTAATGATGTCACACAGAGCATGTAAATCATGTGGAACATACAATAAAAGAGAAGTAGTTAAAGTAGAAGACTAA